A stretch of the Streptosporangium sp. NBC_01755 genome encodes the following:
- a CDS encoding BlaI/MecI/CopY family transcriptional regulator, whose protein sequence is MNLGSLERAIMDVLWGCKQPLLVRQVQDMLNQDAERSLAYTTVQTVAERLVRKGLLERAPVRNAFRYTASRSRDEHVAGLMLAALAGSPDRAPVLSRFAEGVDPDDALRLLHELARRAGEQAHTPGADVPPSSLT, encoded by the coding sequence GTGAACCTGGGATCCCTGGAACGCGCGATCATGGACGTGCTGTGGGGCTGCAAGCAACCACTGCTGGTCCGCCAGGTGCAGGACATGCTGAACCAGGACGCGGAACGGAGCCTGGCCTACACCACGGTGCAGACCGTCGCCGAGCGTCTCGTCAGGAAGGGCCTGCTGGAGAGGGCACCCGTGCGTAACGCCTTCCGCTACACCGCCAGCCGTTCCCGGGACGAGCATGTGGCGGGGCTGATGCTCGCGGCCCTGGCGGGTAGCCCCGACCGGGCTCCCGTGCTCTCGCGGTTCGCGGAGGGAGTGGATCCGGACGACGCCCTGCGCCTGCTGCACGAACTGGCCCGGCGCGCGGGGGAGCAGGCGCACACCCCGGGCGCGGACGTGCCCCCGAGTTCCCTGACCTAG
- the serC gene encoding phosphoserine transaminase, whose amino-acid sequence MADIVIPSDIKPADGRFGCGPSKVRPEQLSALAASGSSLLGTSHRQKPVKSLVGRVRAGLSELFSLPEGYEVVLGNGGTTAFWDIAAFGLIRDRSQHLNFGEFSSKFASVAAKAPWLGDPTVIKSEVGSHPEARLEEGVDVYALTHNETSTGVAMPIRRVGEEGSLVLVDATSGAGGLPVEASEFDVYYFAPQKSFASDGGLWIALMSPAALARVDEVASSGRYVPDFFSLPVAVDNSSKDQTYNTPSVATLFLLAEQIEWMNGNGGLAWTTARTAESARRLYTWAEKTSYTTPFAGPEFRSNVVGTIDFSDDVDAAAIAKILRANGIVDTEPYRKLGRNQLRVAMFPAVDPDDVEALTTCVDYVVERL is encoded by the coding sequence GTGGCTGACATCGTGATTCCCTCTGACATCAAGCCCGCCGACGGCCGTTTCGGCTGCGGGCCCTCGAAGGTGCGCCCCGAGCAGCTCTCGGCTCTCGCGGCCTCCGGTTCCAGCCTCCTGGGCACCTCGCACCGCCAGAAGCCGGTCAAGTCGCTCGTCGGGCGCGTCCGCGCGGGGCTGTCCGAGCTGTTCTCCCTCCCTGAGGGGTACGAGGTCGTCCTGGGCAACGGCGGCACCACCGCGTTCTGGGACATCGCCGCCTTCGGGCTGATCCGTGACAGGTCGCAGCACCTGAACTTCGGCGAGTTCTCCTCCAAGTTCGCCTCCGTGGCGGCCAAGGCCCCGTGGCTGGGCGACCCGACCGTGATCAAGTCGGAGGTCGGCAGCCACCCCGAGGCCAGGCTGGAGGAGGGCGTCGACGTCTACGCGCTCACCCACAACGAGACCTCGACCGGCGTCGCGATGCCGATCAGGCGCGTGGGCGAGGAGGGCTCGCTCGTGCTCGTCGACGCCACCTCCGGCGCCGGCGGCCTGCCGGTCGAGGCGAGCGAGTTCGACGTCTACTACTTCGCCCCGCAGAAGAGCTTCGCCTCCGACGGCGGCCTCTGGATCGCCCTGATGTCCCCGGCCGCGCTGGCCAGGGTCGATGAGGTCGCCTCAAGCGGGCGCTACGTCCCCGATTTCTTCAGCCTGCCGGTGGCCGTCGACAACTCCTCCAAGGACCAGACGTACAACACCCCGTCGGTCGCCACGCTCTTCCTGCTCGCCGAGCAGATCGAGTGGATGAACGGCAACGGCGGCCTGGCCTGGACGACCGCCCGCACCGCCGAGTCGGCCCGGCGCCTCTACACCTGGGCGGAGAAGACCTCCTACACCACCCCGTTCGCAGGTCCGGAGTTCCGCTCCAACGTGGTCGGCACGATCGACTTCTCCGATGACGTCGACGCCGCCGCGATCGCCAAGATCCTGCGCGCCAACGGCATCGTCGACACCGAGCCCTACCGCAAGCTCGGCCGCAACCAGCTGCGCGTGGCGATGTTCCCGGCCGTCGACCCCGACGACGTCGAGGCCCTGACCACCTGCGTCGACTACGTGGTCGAGCGTCTGTAG
- a CDS encoding citrate synthase 2, translating into MSDFKPGLEGVVAFETEIAEPDKEGGALRYRGVDIEELVGRVSFGHVWGLLVDNKFQPGLSPAEPFPIPVHSGDIRVDVQSALAMLAPAYGFKPLLDIDDDEARANLAQASVTALSFVAQSSRGLGRPMVPQSEVDKGESIVERFMIRWQGEPDPRHVKAIDAYWTSAAEHGMNASTFTARVIASTGADVAAALSGAVGAMSGPLHGGAPARVLHMIEGVEQVGDAKKYVQSELDKGQRLMGFGHRVYRAEDPRARVLRRTAKELDAPRYEVAAALEKAALEELHARKPDRVLATNVEYWAAVILDFAQVPSSMFTSMFTCARTAGWAAHILEQKRTGRLVRPSADYVGPPQRSVHDVPGATEAVHSF; encoded by the coding sequence TCGAGACGGAGATCGCGGAACCGGACAAAGAAGGGGGCGCCCTCCGCTACCGGGGCGTTGACATCGAAGAGCTGGTCGGCCGTGTCTCCTTCGGACACGTGTGGGGCCTGCTTGTCGACAACAAGTTCCAGCCGGGTCTGTCCCCGGCCGAGCCTTTCCCCATTCCTGTCCACTCAGGTGACATCCGCGTCGACGTGCAGAGTGCGCTGGCCATGCTGGCCCCCGCGTACGGTTTCAAGCCGCTGCTCGACATCGACGACGATGAGGCCCGCGCCAACCTGGCGCAGGCCAGCGTCACGGCCCTGAGCTTCGTCGCCCAGTCCTCGCGCGGCCTGGGAAGGCCGATGGTCCCCCAGAGCGAGGTCGACAAGGGCGAGAGCATCGTCGAGCGGTTCATGATCCGCTGGCAGGGCGAACCCGACCCCAGGCACGTCAAGGCCATCGACGCCTACTGGACGTCCGCCGCCGAGCACGGCATGAACGCCTCCACCTTCACCGCCCGGGTCATCGCCTCCACCGGAGCCGATGTCGCCGCGGCGCTGAGCGGTGCGGTCGGCGCCATGTCCGGGCCGCTTCACGGCGGTGCGCCCGCGCGCGTGCTGCACATGATCGAGGGCGTCGAGCAGGTCGGCGACGCAAAGAAGTACGTGCAGTCGGAACTCGACAAGGGCCAGCGCCTCATGGGCTTCGGTCATCGCGTCTACCGTGCCGAGGACCCCAGGGCACGGGTGCTCCGCCGCACCGCCAAGGAACTCGACGCACCGCGTTACGAGGTCGCCGCGGCGCTGGAGAAGGCCGCGCTGGAGGAGCTGCACGCCCGCAAGCCCGACCGGGTGCTCGCCACCAACGTCGAGTACTGGGCCGCGGTCATCCTGGACTTCGCCCAGGTTCCCTCATCCATGTTCACCTCGATGTTCACCTGCGCCCGCACCGCGGGCTGGGCCGCCCACATCCTGGAGCAGAAGCGCACGGGCAGGCTTGTCCGCCCCAGCGCCGACTATGTAGGTCCCCCTCAGCGCTCGGTCCACGACGTCCCAGGCGCCACCGAGGCCGTCCACTCCTTCTGA